The Paramagnetospirillum magnetotacticum MS-1 genome includes a window with the following:
- the ubiV gene encoding ubiquinone anaerobic biosynthesis protein UbiV, producing MTSIPKLTLGPVLFNWKPEALRDFYFRVADEADVDSVHVGEVVCSKRTPFFEPFIPEVVERLAGAGKEVVLSSLALIMSDREIAQARELAQTDGILVEANDISVAAQMNGRPFVAGPLLNIYNEGTLASLAAMGAVRVCLPAELSADAVACLAASTAMEVEVQAFGRLPLAISARCYAARARNLSKDGCQYVCADDPDGMAVETLDEVPFLAVNGTQTMSYHTMDLLGDVRGLAARQIQRFRLWPQTCDMVAVAALFRSVLAGKTGEEEAEDLLSDLCPGAEFANGYIHGRSGHLFIDAQG from the coding sequence ATGACCTCAATTCCGAAGCTTACTCTCGGCCCGGTTCTGTTCAACTGGAAGCCTGAAGCGTTGCGCGACTTCTACTTCCGCGTGGCCGACGAGGCCGATGTGGATAGCGTCCATGTGGGCGAGGTGGTGTGCTCCAAGCGCACGCCGTTCTTCGAGCCCTTCATTCCCGAGGTGGTCGAGCGTCTGGCCGGTGCGGGCAAGGAAGTGGTGTTGTCGTCGCTCGCCCTGATCATGAGCGACCGCGAGATCGCCCAGGCCCGCGAACTGGCGCAAACGGACGGCATCCTGGTGGAGGCCAACGACATTTCGGTGGCGGCGCAGATGAATGGGCGGCCCTTCGTCGCCGGGCCGCTGCTCAACATTTATAACGAGGGCACCCTGGCCTCGCTGGCCGCCATGGGGGCGGTGCGCGTCTGCCTGCCCGCCGAATTGTCCGCCGATGCCGTGGCCTGTCTGGCCGCCTCCACCGCCATGGAGGTGGAGGTACAGGCCTTTGGACGGCTGCCGCTGGCCATCTCGGCCCGCTGCTATGCCGCCAGGGCCCGCAACCTGTCCAAGGACGGCTGCCAATACGTCTGCGCCGACGATCCCGACGGCATGGCGGTGGAGACCCTGGACGAAGTGCCCTTCCTGGCGGTCAACGGCACCCAGACCATGTCCTATCACACCATGGACCTGCTGGGGGATGTGAGGGGATTGGCGGCGCGCCAAATCCAGCGTTTCCGCCTGTGGCCACAGACCTGCGACATGGTGGCGGTGGCCGCCCTGTTCCGCTCCGTCCTGGCGGGCAAGACTGGTGAGGAAGAGGCCGAGGA